A genomic stretch from Solanum stenotomum isolate F172 chromosome 8, ASM1918654v1, whole genome shotgun sequence includes:
- the LOC125874419 gene encoding uncharacterized protein LOC125874419, with product MSCLASCCASLTCGLCTSVASGVTRSSARLAYCGLFGVSLIVSWVLREVASPLLKNFSWINISDNLSKEWFQAQAVLRVSLGNFLFFGVLALIMIGIKDQNDRRDSWHHGGWVAKLVIWVLLVALMFFLPNGVITIYGFLSKFGAGFFLLIQVIILLDATHSWNDSWVAKDEQKWYVALLVVSVACYIATFVFSGILFMWFNPSGHDCGLNVFFIVMTMILAFAFAVIALHPKVNGSLLPASVISVYCAYVCYSGLSSEPRDYVCNGLHNKSKAVTTSTLVLGMLTTVLSVLYSALRAGSATTFMSPPSSPRSGEKKSLLASEELESGKGSPEARPVSYSYTFFHLIFALASMYSAMLLSGWTSSSESSELIDVGWTSLWVRICTEWVTAGLYVWSLVAPLFFPDREFY from the exons ATGTCGTGCTTGGCATCGTGCTGTGCGTCATTGACATGCGGACTCTGCACATCGGTAGCCTCAGGTGTCACCAGGAGCTCAGCTAGACTTGCTTATTGTGGCCTATTTGGTGTTTCTTTGATCGTCTCTTGGGTTCTCAGAGAAGTCGCTTCTCCTCTTCTCAAGAATTTCTCAT GGATAAACATTTCGGACAATTTATCGAAGGAATGGTTTCAAGCACAAGCTGTTCTTCGTGTCAGTTTGGGgaatttcttgttttttggAGTGCTTGCACTTATAATGATTGGTATCAAGGATCAAAATGATAGGCGCGACTCCTGGCATCACGGTGGATGGGTTGCTAAATTGGTTATCTGGGTGTTGCTTGTTGCACTCATGTTTTTCCTCCCGAACGGTGTCATAACAATTTATG GTTTTCTTTCGAAATTTGGGGCAGGGTTCTTTTTGTTAATCCaagtaataatattattagaTGCTACACACTCGTGGAATGATTCATGGGTTGCAAAAGATGAGCAGAAGTG GTATGTTGCTCTACTTGTGGTATCTGTGGCGTGCTACATAGCAACATTTGTTTTTTCAGGAATTTTATTTATGTGGTTCAATCCTTCTGGACATGACTGTGGACTGAACGTGTTCTTCATTGTTATGACCATGATTCTTGCTTTTGCATTTGCTGTTATTGCTTTGCACCCAAAG GTAAATGGAAGCCTATTGCCAGCTTCTGTGATATCTGTTTACTGTGCTTATGTTTGCTATAGTGGTCTCTCTAGTGAGCCTCGAGATTATGTCTGCAATGGGCTCCATAACAAATCAAAGGCAGTAACAACAAGTACCCTTGTTCTTGGAATGCTTACAACTGTTCTCTCAGTCCTATATTCTGCTCTGCGTGCTGGATCTGCAACTACTTTTATGTCTCCACCATCTTCTCCCAGATCAG GTGAGAAGAAATCCCTTCTTGCTTCCGAGGAGCTGGAATCTGGGAAAGGATCACCAGAAGCACGGCCAGTGAGCTACTCCTACACATTCTTCCATCTGATATTTGCTCTGGCTAGCATGTATTCTGCAATGCTTCTTTCTGGGTGGACTAGCAGTTCTGAGAGTTCAGAGCTAATTGATGTCGGCTGGACATCACTTTGGGTTCGCATATGCACTGAATGGGTCACTGCTGGACTGTATGTTTGGTCACTTGTGGCTCCACTGTTCTTCCCTGACCGTGAATTCTATTGA